One window of Mucilaginibacter inviolabilis genomic DNA carries:
- a CDS encoding HAMP domain-containing sensor histidine kinase, translating into MKIKNRLALHFSLITAGLLLVILAVIYSIFYNLFKNDFYGHLKDRAKVAAQLYFEADEISTDSLNHVRERYLAKLPGEILGMYDEHDKSFIGGAHQYWSASVIDKIRNKKFMQFTEGKRQTVGIYYNDNQGNFVILVSAFDELNYNRLIKMAQIMLVSFLGINGLLFFLGRWFAQRSLAPIDGLIMQMNRITVNNLHLRVEEGKGKDEITALARYFNRLLEHLQNAFELQQAFVTNASHELRTPVTSTVGEIEVALTRPRTPEEYQKTLRSVLTDSERLNETITSLVELAQTDMQYTQAKREPVMIDELIWDLHDYWKKQKDAGKLVLEISKLPEDADLLRIYANKALLTIAFNNLIGNAFKFSNNQPVVCNLYADQETISIKIRDSGIGIPAGDLQEIFTSFYRSPNGRSFQGSGIGLYVTQKIIHLFNGVILVESEKDKGAIFTVKFRPSVI; encoded by the coding sequence ATGAAGATAAAAAACCGGCTGGCGCTTCACTTTTCGCTCATTACCGCAGGTTTATTGCTGGTCATATTGGCGGTTATTTATTCTATATTTTATAATCTTTTTAAAAACGACTTTTACGGACATCTAAAAGACAGGGCTAAAGTAGCGGCCCAGCTTTATTTTGAGGCTGATGAAATATCAACCGATTCATTAAACCATGTACGTGAACGCTACCTGGCCAAATTACCCGGCGAAATACTGGGGATGTATGATGAGCACGATAAATCTTTTATTGGCGGGGCGCATCAGTATTGGTCGGCCAGTGTTATTGATAAAATCCGTAATAAAAAGTTTATGCAGTTTACCGAAGGTAAGCGGCAAACGGTTGGTATTTATTATAATGACAACCAGGGTAATTTTGTTATCCTGGTATCGGCTTTTGACGAACTCAACTATAACCGTTTGATTAAGATGGCGCAGATCATGCTGGTTTCTTTTCTGGGTATCAACGGATTATTATTTTTCCTGGGCCGGTGGTTTGCTCAACGGTCCCTGGCACCTATTGATGGCTTAATTATGCAAATGAACCGCATAACGGTTAATAATTTACATTTAAGGGTTGAAGAAGGTAAGGGGAAAGATGAGATAACGGCATTGGCCAGGTATTTTAACCGTTTGCTGGAGCATCTCCAAAACGCGTTTGAATTACAGCAGGCTTTTGTAACCAATGCCTCGCACGAATTAAGAACACCCGTTACCAGTACTGTTGGCGAAATAGAAGTGGCCTTAACCAGACCCAGAACGCCCGAAGAATATCAAAAAACGCTGCGCTCTGTTTTAACCGATTCAGAAAGGCTAAATGAAACTATAACCAGCCTGGTAGAACTTGCCCAAACCGATATGCAATACACACAGGCCAAACGCGAGCCGGTGATGATTGATGAACTCATATGGGATCTGCACGATTACTGGAAAAAACAAAAAGATGCCGGTAAATTAGTCCTCGAAATTTCGAAACTCCCCGAGGATGCCGATCTTTTGCGCATTTATGCCAATAAGGCCTTGCTTACCATAGCCTTTAATAATTTAATTGGTAACGCTTTTAAATTTTCTAATAACCAGCCTGTGGTATGTAATCTGTATGCCGATCAGGAAACAATCAGTATTAAAATAAGAGATTCGGGGATAGGCATACCCGCCGGCGATCTGCAGGAAATATTTACCTCGTTTTACCGTAGCCCAAACGGTCGTTCGTTTCAGGGAAGCGGCATAGGTTTGTATGTTACCCAGAAAATTATCCATTTATTTAACGGCGTTATTTTGGTAGAATCTGAAAAAGATAAGGGTGCTATTTTTACTGTTAAATTCCGACCTTCGGTAATCTAA
- a CDS encoding alpha/beta hydrolase produces MNKCNIKPYTCLFISTFTFIFFLFTDSTVFAQNTARSEDIPLWQGAPPDGPGPQGSENVSTNGSYTNISVPRLIVHQPEHPNGIAVLVISGGGYAHLEAGKESTPAANWLQSEGITAFELIYRLPGEGWTNTNVPFQDGQRAMRIIRSLSKKYGYDPHRIGIMGFSAGGHLAGMTATTFDQQFYTPVDKTDLVSARPDFAALLYPVITMLPPYDHTHSEKEIIGKHPDKKAQKRYSVQLHVTRKTPPTFLAQAEDDPISNVQNSRLMYSALQEQQILTEIHLFPTGGHGWGMGAPGLPEQEWPKYFKTWLKRIHIY; encoded by the coding sequence ATGAATAAGTGCAATATCAAACCATATACGTGTCTTTTTATTTCGACTTTTACTTTTATCTTTTTTCTGTTTACCGATAGCACTGTGTTTGCTCAAAACACTGCCCGCTCAGAAGATATTCCACTTTGGCAGGGCGCACCACCGGATGGCCCGGGACCGCAAGGGTCTGAAAATGTAAGTACCAATGGCTCCTACACTAATATTTCGGTGCCCCGGCTAATTGTTCACCAACCAGAGCATCCAAACGGTATAGCTGTATTGGTGATCAGCGGTGGCGGCTACGCACATTTGGAGGCAGGAAAAGAAAGCACCCCGGCCGCTAACTGGCTGCAATCTGAAGGCATTACCGCTTTTGAACTCATTTATCGTTTACCGGGAGAGGGCTGGACTAACACGAATGTACCTTTTCAAGACGGGCAACGGGCCATGCGCATCATCAGGAGCTTATCAAAAAAATATGGATACGATCCGCACCGTATCGGCATCATGGGCTTTTCGGCCGGTGGGCATTTGGCCGGAATGACAGCGACAACATTTGATCAGCAATTCTATACTCCGGTTGACAAAACCGATCTCGTATCTGCCAGGCCCGATTTTGCAGCGTTGCTTTACCCGGTAATAACGATGCTGCCGCCATATGATCATACCCATTCCGAGAAAGAAATTATAGGCAAGCATCCCGACAAAAAGGCTCAAAAACGTTACTCGGTGCAGCTTCATGTTACCCGGAAAACGCCGCCTACCTTCCTGGCCCAGGCCGAGGACGATCCTATCTCCAATGTGCAGAACAGCCGTTTAATGTATTCAGCACTTCAGGAGCAACAGATACTAACCGAAATTCATCTTTTCCCTACCGGTGGGCATGGTTGGGGGATGGGAGCTCCAGGTTTACCTGAGCAGGAATGGCCAAAATACTTTAAA
- a CDS encoding Na+/H+ antiporter: MENYSIVIFILAVMIGLSAIADKIKLPYPVLLIVAGIAVGFTPQIPDIELNPEIVFLIFLPPLLYDAAFNISFQTFKTNINTIGTLAISLVFITTCGIAVAAHYMIPGMTWPLSFVLGAILSATDAVAAMSITKGLGLTHNTNTILEGESLVNDASALVAYRFAVAAVTGTAFVFWKASLQFIILMAGGFVIGAVMGRILAFIIKRVHTNSLVTISFMLLMPFVTYLVAEDLHVSGVIAVVILGLSIARFSNKVFPDALKKQSKSIWDIIIFLLNGLIFILIGLQFPQVIKGLNNSQILAYIGYAFIITVIALLLRMARVFLQRINLQRAFQKGKGKITEDALLDMKNSLIISWSGMRGIVSLAIAIGLPATLADGSPFPERHAIIFISVVVVLFTLIGQGLTLPWIVKRLKTD; the protein is encoded by the coding sequence ATGGAGAATTACAGCATTGTTATATTTATTCTTGCGGTGATGATTGGTCTTTCGGCTATTGCCGATAAAATTAAGCTTCCTTATCCTGTACTGTTGATTGTTGCCGGTATTGCCGTAGGGTTTACCCCCCAGATACCAGATATAGAGCTCAATCCCGAGATCGTTTTCCTGATATTTTTACCGCCATTGCTGTATGACGCGGCATTTAATATCTCATTCCAAACTTTTAAAACTAATATCAATACGATAGGCACTTTGGCTATTTCGCTGGTGTTTATTACTACCTGTGGCATTGCTGTAGCTGCCCATTATATGATACCCGGTATGACCTGGCCGCTTTCCTTTGTACTTGGTGCCATACTTTCGGCTACAGACGCGGTAGCAGCTATGAGTATTACCAAAGGCCTGGGACTCACACATAACACCAACACCATACTGGAAGGTGAAAGCCTGGTGAATGATGCTTCGGCATTGGTAGCCTATCGCTTTGCGGTTGCCGCTGTAACCGGTACTGCCTTTGTATTCTGGAAGGCTTCGTTGCAGTTTATCATACTGATGGCCGGGGGATTTGTTATTGGGGCTGTGATGGGCAGAATTCTGGCCTTTATCATTAAACGGGTACATACTAACAGTTTAGTAACCATTAGTTTTATGCTGCTGATGCCCTTTGTAACTTACCTGGTTGCCGAAGACCTGCATGTTTCTGGTGTTATTGCGGTAGTGATCCTGGGTTTAAGTATAGCGCGTTTCAGTAACAAAGTATTTCCTGATGCCTTAAAAAAACAATCCAAATCTATCTGGGATATCATTATTTTTTTATTGAACGGCTTAATCTTTATTTTGATAGGCCTGCAATTTCCACAGGTTATAAAAGGTCTTAATAATAGTCAGATACTGGCCTATATAGGCTATGCTTTTATCATAACGGTTATTGCCTTGCTGTTACGCATGGCGCGTGTGTTTTTACAACGGATAAATTTGCAACGGGCTTTTCAAAAAGGCAAAGGAAAAATCACAGAAGATGCCTTGTTGGATATGAAAAACAGTTTGATCATTAGCTGGTCGGGCATGCGGGGTATTGTATCATTGGCTATAGCTATTGGTTTGCCCGCAACTTTGGCCGATGGCAGTCCATTTCCGGAACGGCACGCTATCATATTCATTTCGGTGGTGGTAGTTCTATTTACACTGATTGGTCAGGGTCTTACCCTGCCCTGGATCGTAAAACGTTTAAAAACCGATTAA
- a CDS encoding response regulator transcription factor → MGNVFLVEDESKVAAFVSKGLEENGYNATVAGDGASAKKIIDTHNFDIIILDVMLPDISGIELCRQFRKAGVNIPILILTALDNVNNKVKGLQAGADDYLVKPFHFSELLARIEALLRRFKRSQTDEQMISFGDLNLDTWSKTAEREGVQITLTAKEYTLLELFMRHPNKTLSREYIAEKVWSIEFDTGTNFIDVYVNYLRKKIEKGFSSKLIYTIIGMGYIMKDA, encoded by the coding sequence ATGGGAAATGTTTTTTTAGTAGAAGATGAAAGCAAGGTAGCCGCATTTGTTTCCAAAGGTTTGGAAGAGAATGGCTATAATGCCACGGTGGCCGGTGATGGCGCATCTGCCAAAAAAATTATAGACACACACAACTTTGATATCATTATCCTGGATGTAATGCTGCCGGATATAAGCGGGATTGAACTATGCCGCCAGTTTAGAAAGGCCGGTGTTAATATTCCTATTTTGATTTTAACCGCGCTGGATAATGTAAATAATAAAGTAAAAGGTTTACAGGCCGGTGCAGATGATTACCTGGTGAAACCTTTTCACTTTAGCGAGTTACTGGCCCGTATAGAGGCCCTGTTACGCCGGTTTAAACGCTCGCAAACCGATGAGCAGATGATCTCCTTCGGCGATCTGAACCTGGATACCTGGAGCAAAACCGCGGAACGTGAAGGAGTGCAGATCACTTTAACTGCCAAGGAGTATACCTTGCTGGAGCTGTTTATGCGGCATCCTAACAAAACATTGTCAAGAGAATATATCGCCGAAAAAGTTTGGAGCATTGAGTTTGATACCGGTACCAATTTTATAGATGTTTATGTAAACTATCTTCGTAAAAAAATAGAAAAAGGCTTTAGTAGCAAGTTAATTTATACCATTATAGGAATGGGCTATATCATGAAAGACGCTTAA
- a CDS encoding TolC family protein, which produces MHFKFVIVLFYSIQLWCMVTGASAYAQSPGNDTLKMNVKDAEKEFLNKNLNLLAQRYNIDIASAQVITARLFPNPDFNFANGIHNDTHDAYRNQSLGLSQLFTTAGKRNKNIQLAKISVDQARYQFFDLIRTLRFTLRSDFYTIYYQQQSAKVYNEEISSLAKILVVFKEQYAKGNIAQKEVLRIQSQLYALQTEYNNLIVGIDTTESELKMLIKASPNTYIMPVADHDDINESVTVKPYKQLLDSAYANRYDLKNAKAQVDYNTVNLALQKATAVPDVSLSVSYDKFGAFNNNYIAGGIEFNLPFFNRNQGGIKQARIAIDQSKVQLQSQQDQLEMDLATTYKGALRLENLYNGFDPQFKHDFTHLIQEVFKNYQKRNIGLLEFLDFYDSYKNNLLQLNALQLSKVTSLEQLNFITGTPFFNQQ; this is translated from the coding sequence ATGCACTTCAAATTTGTTATCGTTCTTTTCTATTCAATTCAACTATGGTGTATGGTTACCGGGGCCAGTGCTTACGCACAAAGCCCTGGTAACGATACATTGAAAATGAATGTAAAAGATGCCGAAAAAGAATTTTTAAACAAAAACCTCAACCTGCTGGCCCAACGCTATAATATAGATATAGCAAGCGCACAGGTAATTACAGCAAGACTGTTCCCCAACCCCGATTTTAATTTTGCTAATGGTATCCATAATGATACGCACGATGCGTATCGTAATCAGTCACTTGGGTTGTCGCAGTTATTTACTACAGCAGGCAAGCGCAATAAAAATATACAACTGGCCAAAATTAGTGTTGACCAGGCCCGGTACCAATTTTTTGATCTGATCAGAACCTTAAGATTTACGCTCCGGAGCGATTTTTATACCATCTATTATCAGCAGCAATCTGCCAAGGTTTATAACGAAGAGATCAGTTCGCTGGCCAAAATATTAGTAGTATTTAAGGAGCAATATGCTAAAGGCAATATAGCGCAGAAAGAAGTACTGCGTATACAATCACAACTGTACGCTCTGCAAACAGAGTATAATAATCTTATTGTTGGCATAGATACTACTGAAAGCGAGCTGAAGATGCTCATCAAAGCATCGCCTAATACTTATATTATGCCCGTAGCCGATCATGATGATATTAATGAATCTGTTACTGTAAAGCCTTACAAGCAACTGCTTGATTCTGCCTATGCCAACCGGTACGATCTGAAGAATGCAAAAGCACAGGTTGATTATAACACAGTTAATCTGGCACTTCAAAAAGCCACTGCAGTACCCGATGTATCACTTTCTGTAAGTTATGACAAGTTTGGTGCTTTCAATAATAATTACATTGCCGGTGGTATCGAATTTAACCTGCCATTTTTTAACCGTAACCAGGGCGGTATTAAGCAGGCCCGCATAGCTATAGACCAAAGTAAGGTACAATTGCAAAGCCAGCAGGATCAGCTCGAAATGGACCTGGCCACTACTTATAAAGGAGCCCTGCGCCTGGAGAATCTGTACAACGGGTTTGATCCGCAGTTTAAGCATGACTTTACACATTTGATACAGGAAGTATTTAAAAACTATCAGAAAAGAAATATCGGCTTACTGGAATTTCTTGACTTTTATGATTCTTACAAAAACAATCTGCTGCAGCTTAATGCCTTACAGCTAAGTAAGGTTACATCGCTTGAACAATTGAATTTTATAACCGGCACCCCTTTTTTTAATCAACAATAA